From a region of the Cytobacillus sp. IB215665 genome:
- a CDS encoding DUF72 domain-containing protein translates to MIYIGLTGWGDHDSLYPNKASSRDKLHHYSAHFPIVELDASFYAIQPLHNMEKWASETPNSFQFIVKAYQGMTRHLRGKVPFNNIEEMFNDFKESLIPLIERKKLAMVLFQFPPWFDCKKEHVEYLRYCRERMQEIPYALEFRHQSWFVDHYRHKTIQFMIQEGWIHSICDEPQAGEGSIPTILNTTNEQKTLVRFHGRNVHGWNKPSSSNWREIRYLYRYNDVELKQWIKNLHQLKQNSENIYVLFNNNSGGDAADNAKQLISMLEIQYNGLASKQLGLF, encoded by the coding sequence ATGATTTACATCGGTCTTACAGGCTGGGGTGATCACGATAGTTTATATCCAAACAAAGCTTCCTCACGTGATAAGCTACATCATTATAGTGCTCATTTTCCAATCGTAGAGTTAGATGCGTCCTTTTATGCTATTCAACCACTACATAATATGGAGAAGTGGGCAAGTGAAACACCGAATTCCTTTCAATTTATTGTTAAAGCATATCAAGGGATGACCAGGCATTTACGAGGGAAAGTACCATTTAATAATATAGAAGAGATGTTTAATGACTTTAAAGAATCATTGATACCTTTAATAGAAAGAAAAAAACTTGCTATGGTACTATTTCAATTTCCGCCTTGGTTTGATTGTAAAAAGGAGCATGTTGAATATTTACGTTATTGTCGTGAAAGGATGCAGGAGATTCCGTATGCCCTTGAATTTAGGCATCAATCATGGTTTGTTGATCATTACCGACATAAAACGATCCAGTTTATGATTCAAGAAGGTTGGATACATAGTATATGTGACGAACCCCAAGCAGGAGAAGGTTCAATTCCAACGATCCTTAATACAACAAATGAGCAAAAAACACTCGTCCGTTTTCATGGCCGTAATGTCCATGGATGGAATAAACCTAGTTCTAGTAACTGGCGAGAAATTAGATATTTATACCGATATAATGATGTAGAGCTGAAGCAGTGGATAAAAAACCTTCATCAACTGAAGCAGAATTCTGAAAATATATATGTATTGTTTAATAATAATTCTGGTGGAGACGCAGCTGACAACGCCAAGCAGTTAATCTCAATGTTAGAGATACAATATAATGGTTTAGCATCAAAACAGCTGGGTTTATTTTAG
- the sufB gene encoding Fe-S cluster assembly protein SufB produces the protein MAKKMPEIGDYKYGFADKDVSIFRSKRGLTKEIVEEISRMKEEPQWMLDFRLKSLEHFYNQAMPQWGGDLASLNFDDITYYVKPSEKSEKSWDEVPDEIKTTFDKLGIPEAEQKYLAGVSAQYESEVVYHNMKEDLEELGIVFKDTDSALKENEDIFKEHWGKVIPPTDNKFAALNSAVWSGGSFIYVPPGVKVDTPLQAYFRINSENMGQFERTLIIVDEGAHVHYVEGCTAPVYTTNSLHSAVVEIIIKKDAYCRYTTIQNWANNVFNLVTKRAVCEENATMEWIDGNIGSKLTMKYPAVILKGAGARGMTLSIAIAGKGQHQDAGAKMIHLAPNTSSTIVSKSISKQGGKVTYRGIVHFGRKAEGSRSNIECDTLIMDNKSTSDTIPYNEILNDNISLEHEAKVSKVSEEQLFYLMSRGISEQEATEMIVMGFIEPFTKELPMEYAVEMNRLIKFEMEGSIG, from the coding sequence ATGGCAAAAAAAATGCCTGAAATAGGTGATTATAAATATGGTTTTGCGGATAAAGATGTGTCGATTTTCCGTTCAAAACGAGGTTTAACAAAAGAGATTGTTGAAGAAATTTCTCGCATGAAGGAAGAACCACAATGGATGCTCGACTTTCGTTTGAAGTCGCTAGAGCATTTTTATAATCAAGCGATGCCACAATGGGGTGGAGATTTAGCGAGCTTGAATTTTGATGACATTACTTATTATGTGAAGCCGTCTGAAAAATCTGAGAAATCTTGGGATGAAGTTCCTGACGAAATTAAAACTACTTTTGATAAACTAGGTATTCCTGAAGCAGAACAAAAATATTTAGCTGGAGTATCTGCGCAGTATGAATCTGAAGTCGTTTATCATAATATGAAGGAAGACCTTGAAGAACTTGGAATTGTTTTCAAAGATACTGATTCTGCTCTAAAAGAAAATGAAGATATCTTCAAAGAGCATTGGGGAAAAGTCATTCCACCAACTGATAATAAATTCGCTGCATTAAACTCTGCAGTATGGTCAGGCGGATCGTTTATTTATGTTCCACCTGGAGTTAAGGTAGATACACCATTACAAGCATATTTCAGAATCAATTCTGAAAATATGGGACAGTTTGAACGTACACTTATCATTGTTGATGAAGGTGCACACGTTCATTATGTAGAAGGTTGTACGGCACCAGTTTATACAACAAATTCATTGCACAGTGCTGTCGTAGAAATTATTATAAAGAAAGATGCGTATTGTCGTTATACGACGATTCAGAACTGGGCAAATAATGTCTTTAATCTCGTAACAAAGCGTGCGGTATGTGAAGAAAATGCTACGATGGAATGGATTGATGGTAACATCGGTTCGAAGCTAACAATGAAATACCCAGCAGTTATTTTGAAAGGTGCAGGCGCAAGAGGGATGACATTATCGATTGCTATCGCTGGTAAAGGACAGCATCAAGATGCTGGAGCGAAAATGATTCACCTTGCACCTAACACATCGTCAACGATTGTATCTAAATCGATCTCAAAGCAAGGTGGAAAAGTAACTTATCGTGGAATTGTCCATTTTGGTCGTAAAGCAGAAGGATCAAGATCTAACATCGAATGTGATACGTTAATTATGGATAATAAATCTACTTCAGATACAATTCCATATAACGAGATTTTAAATGATAATATATCGTTAGAGCACGAAGCGAAGGTTTCAAAAGTGTCTGAAGAACAGTTATTCTATTTGATGAGTCGTGGTATTTCTGAGCAAGAAGCAACAGAAATGATCGTAATGGGCTTTATCGAACCATTTACTAAAGAACTCCCAATGGAATACGCTGTTGAAATGAACCGACTGATCAAATTTGAAATGGAAGGTTCAATCGGATAA
- the sufU gene encoding Fe-S cluster assembly sulfur transfer protein SufU has product MSFNANLDQLYRQVIMDHYKKPRNRGAIEEDSVTVDMNNPTCGDRIHLTMKVEDGKVVDAKFEGDGCSISMSSASMMTQAIKGQPISKAMELSKIFSDMMQGKDYDEDIDLGDIEALQGVSKFPARIKCATLAWKAMEKGLQGKE; this is encoded by the coding sequence ATGTCTTTTAATGCCAATCTTGACCAGCTATACCGTCAAGTGATTATGGATCATTACAAAAAACCACGTAATCGAGGTGCTATTGAAGAAGATAGCGTAACGGTGGATATGAATAATCCAACATGTGGTGACCGGATCCATTTAACGATGAAAGTAGAAGATGGAAAAGTTGTTGATGCAAAATTTGAAGGGGATGGCTGTTCAATTTCAATGTCGTCTGCGTCAATGATGACGCAAGCGATAAAAGGGCAGCCAATTTCAAAAGCTATGGAACTTTCAAAAATCTTCTCAGATATGATGCAGGGCAAAGATTATGACGAAGATATCGATTTAGGTGATATTGAAGCTTTACAAGGAGTTTCAAAATTTCCAGCGAGAATAAAATGTGCAACACTTGCATGGAAGGCTATGGAGAAAGGTTTACAAGGGAAAGAGTAA
- a CDS encoding cysteine desulfurase has product MNIQDIRDMFPILNQEVNGNSLVYLDSAATSQKPTSVIEALDQYYRQYNSNVHRGVHTLGTKATDGYEGAREKVRKFINAKSTEEVIFTRGTTTALNTVAASYGRANLAEGDEIVITYMEHHSNIIPWQQLAKATGATLKYLPLQEDGTISLEDVENTITDNTKIVSMVYVSNVLGTINPIKEITKIAHKHGAVMVVDGAQSTPHMKVDVQDLDCDFYAFSAHKMCGPTGVGVLYGKKHILEHMEPVEFGGEMIDFVDLYESTWKELPWKFEGGTPIIAGAIGFGAAIDFLEEIGLDKIEAHEHTLAQYALHRLSEVDGCTIYGPSKRAGLVTFNVDDVHPHDVATVLDADGIAVRAGHHCAQPLMKWLNVSATARASFYIYNNEEDVDRFVSSLIKTKEYFSNVF; this is encoded by the coding sequence ATGAATATCCAAGATATTCGTGATATGTTCCCAATTCTAAACCAAGAGGTTAATGGAAACAGCTTAGTTTATCTGGACAGCGCTGCGACTTCACAGAAACCAACATCTGTTATTGAAGCACTTGATCAATATTATCGCCAGTACAATTCTAACGTGCACCGTGGTGTTCATACTTTAGGTACAAAGGCTACAGATGGCTATGAAGGCGCGCGGGAAAAGGTTCGAAAATTTATTAATGCAAAAAGCACTGAGGAAGTGATCTTTACACGTGGTACAACTACTGCACTTAATACAGTTGCAGCTAGTTATGGGCGTGCCAACCTTGCAGAAGGTGATGAAATTGTCATTACCTACATGGAGCACCATAGTAATATTATTCCTTGGCAACAGCTTGCAAAAGCAACTGGAGCGACTTTGAAATACTTACCGTTACAGGAAGACGGCACAATCTCCTTAGAGGATGTAGAAAATACAATAACAGATAACACGAAGATTGTATCGATGGTATACGTTTCCAACGTGTTAGGTACAATAAACCCTATTAAAGAAATTACGAAAATTGCTCATAAGCACGGTGCTGTTATGGTTGTTGACGGAGCCCAAAGTACTCCGCATATGAAAGTAGATGTCCAAGACTTAGACTGTGACTTCTACGCCTTTTCTGCTCATAAAATGTGTGGACCGACAGGAGTAGGTGTATTATACGGAAAAAAACATATACTTGAACATATGGAACCAGTTGAGTTCGGTGGAGAAATGATTGATTTCGTTGACTTATATGAATCGACTTGGAAAGAGCTTCCTTGGAAGTTTGAAGGTGGAACACCGATTATTGCAGGTGCAATTGGTTTTGGAGCAGCGATCGATTTTCTTGAAGAAATTGGACTAGATAAGATTGAAGCACATGAACATACATTAGCTCAATATGCTTTACACAGACTATCGGAGGTCGATGGATGTACTATATATGGACCAAGCAAACGAGCTGGATTAGTTACGTTTAATGTTGATGATGTACATCCCCATGATGTAGCAACGGTATTAGATGCTGATGGAATTGCAGTAAGGGCTGGACACCATTGTGCTCAGCCATTAATGAAATGGTTGAATGTTTCGGCTACTGCACGTGCTAGCTTCTATATATATAATAATGAAGAGGATGTAGATCGTTTTGTTTCTTCATTAATTAAAACAAAGGAGTACTTTAGCAATGTCTTTTAA
- the sufD gene encoding Fe-S cluster assembly protein SufD — protein sequence MSTIDTKHSFDQDYVRGLSKDLGEPEWLLDLRLQALAKYEELPLPKPDKTKIDKWNFTNFKNHLVNSEKYTSLDELSSEVKALIESEKDDKSLYIQRNNTAAFLTLPQDLTAKGVILADIHTAAREHSDLLQKYFMNDGVKIDEHRLTALHGALMNGGVFVYVPKNVEVDTPIQAVYVHDDADATLMNHVIIVADDNSSVTYVENYISTTEVNDGVVNIITEVFANTNAKVTYGAVDTLAQGVTTYVNRRGVAGRDAKIEWALGLMNDGDTVSENITHLIGDGSYGDTKTVVVGRGEQTQNFTTSVVHHGKHSEGYILKHGVMKEAASSIFNGIGKIEHGASKSNAEQESRVLMLSEKARGDANPILLIDEDDVTAGHAASVGRVDPIQLYYLMSRGLPKEEAERLVIHGFLAPVVNELPIDSVKAQLVEVIERKVK from the coding sequence ATGTCAACAATTGATACGAAACATTCATTCGATCAGGATTATGTTAGAGGTTTGTCAAAAGATCTAGGTGAACCTGAATGGTTACTAGATCTCCGCCTACAAGCTCTTGCGAAATATGAAGAGTTACCTCTACCGAAACCTGATAAAACTAAAATAGATAAATGGAATTTTACTAATTTTAAGAACCACCTAGTAAATAGCGAAAAATATACATCGTTAGACGAACTTTCAAGTGAGGTAAAGGCACTCATTGAAAGTGAAAAAGATGATAAAAGCCTTTATATTCAACGTAATAATACAGCTGCATTTTTAACGCTACCACAAGATTTAACAGCAAAGGGTGTTATATTAGCTGATATCCATACTGCAGCACGTGAGCATAGTGATCTATTGCAGAAGTATTTTATGAACGATGGGGTAAAGATTGATGAGCATCGACTAACAGCATTACATGGAGCTTTAATGAACGGAGGAGTATTCGTTTACGTTCCAAAAAATGTAGAAGTTGATACACCAATACAGGCTGTATATGTTCACGATGATGCAGACGCTACATTAATGAACCATGTGATTATTGTTGCTGATGATAATAGCTCAGTCACTTATGTAGAAAACTATATTTCAACTACGGAGGTTAATGACGGAGTTGTAAATATTATTACGGAAGTGTTTGCTAACACAAATGCCAAAGTAACTTACGGTGCTGTTGATACTCTTGCACAAGGTGTTACGACTTACGTAAATCGCCGTGGAGTAGCTGGTCGAGATGCGAAAATTGAGTGGGCATTAGGACTTATGAACGACGGAGATACGGTATCGGAAAATATTACCCATCTTATTGGTGATGGATCTTACGGGGATACTAAAACTGTGGTTGTTGGCCGCGGTGAGCAGACTCAAAATTTCACAACGAGTGTTGTGCACCATGGGAAGCATTCTGAAGGCTATATTTTAAAGCATGGTGTTATGAAAGAGGCAGCTTCCTCTATCTTTAATGGTATTGGAAAGATTGAACATGGGGCTTCAAAATCTAATGCAGAACAAGAATCACGCGTTCTTATGCTTAGTGAAAAAGCACGCGGAGATGCAAACCCGATTCTATTAATTGATGAAGATGATGTAACAGCTGGACACGCTGCATCTGTTGGTCGAGTTGATCCAATTCAACTATATTATTTAATGAGTCGTGGGTTGCCGAAGGAAGAAGCGGAACGTCTTGTTATTCATGGCTTTTTAGCACCTGTTGTTAACGAGCTTCCAATTGATTCGGTTAAAGCACAGTTAGTTGAGGTAATCGAAAGGAAAGTAAAATAA
- the sufC gene encoding Fe-S cluster assembly ATPase SufC, with protein MAASTLTIRDLHVSIDGKEILKGVDLDIKGGEIHAIMGPNGTGKSTLSAAIMGHPKYEVTQGSITLDGEDVLEMEVDERARAGLFLAMQYPSEISGVTNADFLRSSINSRREEGDEISLMKFIRKMDKQMDFLEMDPDMAQRYLNEGFSGGEKKRNEILQLMMLEPKIAILDEIDSGLDIDALKVVSKGINELRSSEFGCLIITHYQRLLNYITPDKVHVMMQGRVVKSGGPELAQRLEAEGYDWIKNELGIEDETVGQEA; from the coding sequence ATGGCAGCATCAACATTAACAATTAGAGATCTTCATGTTTCTATTGACGGTAAAGAAATTCTAAAAGGGGTAGACCTTGACATAAAAGGTGGAGAAATTCACGCGATTATGGGACCTAATGGTACAGGTAAATCAACCTTATCTGCAGCAATCATGGGTCATCCAAAATATGAAGTAACGCAAGGTAGCATAACACTGGACGGTGAAGATGTGCTGGAAATGGAAGTAGATGAGCGTGCGCGTGCTGGTCTATTCCTTGCTATGCAATATCCAAGTGAAATTAGTGGTGTAACAAACGCTGATTTTTTACGTTCATCTATTAATTCTCGTCGTGAAGAAGGCGATGAAATCTCATTAATGAAGTTTATTCGTAAAATGGATAAGCAAATGGACTTCTTAGAAATGGACCCAGATATGGCACAACGTTACTTAAATGAAGGTTTCTCAGGCGGTGAGAAAAAACGAAATGAAATTTTGCAATTAATGATGCTTGAGCCAAAGATTGCAATTTTAGATGAAATTGACTCAGGTTTAGATATCGATGCGTTAAAAGTGGTTTCCAAAGGTATTAATGAGTTGAGAAGTTCTGAGTTCGGTTGTTTAATTATTACTCACTATCAACGTCTATTAAACTATATTACTCCAGACAAAGTACATGTAATGATGCAAGGCCGTGTTGTTAAATCAGGTGGTCCTGAGCTAGCTCAACGTCTTGAAGCAGAAGGCTATGACTGGATTAAAAATGAGCTTGGAATTGAAGATGAAACAGTAGGCCAAGAAGCGTAA
- a CDS encoding MetQ/NlpA family ABC transporter substrate-binding protein, translating into MKKIFAIVSTLLVVFALAACGTSEKESSSEKSQTNQASEENKQLVVGASNVPHAEILEQVQPILADKGIDLVIETYQDYILPNEDLDSGDLDANYFQHIPYLESQMADVGYDFVNAGGIHIEPIGVYSQKYSSLDELPEGAVIIMSNSVADHGRILTMLESQGLIKLADDVEKVEATLDDIVENPKNLKFEAEIDAALLPEFYNNDEGDAILINTNYAIDAGLNPLDDAIAIEGADSPYVNIIAVRSGDEKNKEIVELVNALRSEEIQNYIIEEFEGAVVPVSE; encoded by the coding sequence ATGAAAAAAATATTTGCAATCGTAAGTACATTACTCGTAGTTTTTGCTTTGGCAGCATGTGGAACGAGTGAAAAAGAAAGTTCATCAGAAAAGAGTCAAACGAATCAAGCTTCAGAAGAGAACAAGCAATTAGTAGTTGGAGCTTCGAATGTACCGCATGCGGAGATTTTAGAACAAGTACAACCGATATTAGCTGACAAGGGAATTGATTTAGTTATAGAAACATATCAAGATTATATTTTGCCGAATGAAGATTTAGATAGTGGTGACCTTGATGCTAACTATTTTCAACATATACCATATTTAGAATCGCAAATGGCTGATGTAGGCTATGATTTCGTGAATGCAGGTGGTATTCATATTGAACCAATCGGAGTATATTCACAAAAATATAGCAGCTTAGATGAATTACCAGAAGGTGCTGTAATTATTATGAGTAACTCAGTGGCTGATCATGGGCGTATTTTAACAATGCTAGAATCACAGGGCTTAATTAAGTTAGCAGATGACGTTGAAAAAGTAGAAGCAACACTTGATGATATTGTAGAAAATCCAAAAAATCTTAAATTTGAAGCTGAAATCGACGCTGCTTTATTACCTGAGTTTTATAATAATGACGAAGGTGATGCTATTTTAATCAATACAAACTATGCGATTGATGCTGGATTAAATCCGTTAGATGATGCTATTGCAATTGAAGGCGCTGATTCTCCTTATGTAAATATTATTGCTGTGCGTAGTGGTGATGAAAAAAATAAGGAAATTGTCGAATTAGTTAACGCTTTGCGCTCAGAAGAAATCCAAAATTATATTATTGAAGAATTTGAAGGAGCAGTTGTCCCTGTTTCAGAATAA
- a CDS encoding methionine ABC transporter permease, producing the protein MVSQLFVNVNWEKMSEATFETLYMTVTSVIATFVFGVILGLLLFLTSKDNLLEHKLVNTIISSFVNIFRSIPFIILIILLIPLTKFMLGTIRGANAALPALVIGAAPFYARMVEIALREIDKGVIEAARSMGAKTRTIVFKVLLPEALPALISGITVTAIALVGYTAMAGIIGAGGLGNLAYLEGFSRRHTDVVVVATIFILIIVFILQYIGDFITSKIDKR; encoded by the coding sequence ATGGTTAGTCAACTATTTGTAAATGTTAATTGGGAAAAAATGTCGGAAGCAACATTTGAAACTTTATATATGACTGTGACATCGGTGATTGCAACATTTGTTTTTGGTGTTATATTAGGGCTCTTACTTTTTTTAACATCGAAGGACAACCTATTGGAACATAAGTTGGTTAATACAATCATCAGCAGTTTTGTAAACATTTTTCGTTCTATACCATTCATTATTTTAATCATTTTATTAATTCCGTTAACAAAATTCATGCTTGGGACAATTAGAGGAGCAAATGCCGCTTTACCTGCTCTCGTAATTGGAGCAGCACCTTTCTACGCAAGAATGGTAGAAATTGCATTGCGAGAGATTGATAAAGGTGTTATTGAGGCGGCACGGTCTATGGGGGCGAAAACAAGAACAATCGTTTTCAAGGTGCTGCTACCTGAAGCACTTCCTGCACTCATATCAGGAATTACAGTGACAGCAATTGCTCTAGTTGGTTATACTGCCATGGCTGGAATTATCGGTGCGGGGGGCCTTGGGAATTTGGCTTATTTAGAAGGTTTTTCTCGCCGTCATACCGATGTTGTTGTTGTAGCAACCATTTTTATTCTTATTATAGTGTTTATCCTCCAATACATTGGAGATTTTATAACATCAAAAATAGACAAAAGATAG
- a CDS encoding methionine ABC transporter ATP-binding protein — protein sequence MIKLSGVKKVYQSQEGEVVAVDNVNLNIAKGEIFGIIGYSGAGKSTLIRLLNQLEAATEGTITINNYEMTSIKGDELRKSRQEISMIFQHFNLLWSRTVRENISFPLEIAGIRKKERLKRVDELIKLVGLGGRENAYPSQLSGGQKQRVGIARALANRPKVLLCDEATSALDPQTTDSILELLVDINKKLGLTIVLITHEMHVIRKICHRVAVMENGSIVEQGEVLSVFQQPKAPITKKFVKQITEPEEATETIEHILESYPEGKVIKLLFVGDDAEQPLIAELIRQFKIGINIIQGKISHTQHGAYGTLFIHMTGTDEEINRSITYIKEKHVAVEVIQHG from the coding sequence TTGATAAAACTATCTGGGGTAAAAAAAGTATATCAATCTCAAGAAGGAGAAGTAGTTGCTGTAGATAATGTCAATTTGAATATTGCTAAGGGTGAAATATTTGGCATTATTGGTTACAGTGGTGCAGGAAAAAGTACACTCATTCGTTTGTTAAACCAGCTTGAAGCAGCAACAGAAGGAACAATTACGATCAATAATTATGAAATGACCTCTATTAAAGGGGATGAGTTACGTAAATCACGACAAGAAATTAGTATGATCTTTCAGCATTTTAATTTGCTTTGGTCAAGAACTGTACGGGAGAATATATCCTTTCCATTAGAAATTGCTGGCATTCGAAAAAAAGAACGATTGAAGAGGGTGGATGAGCTAATCAAGCTAGTAGGGTTGGGGGGAAGAGAAAATGCGTATCCTTCACAACTAAGTGGTGGCCAAAAGCAGCGAGTTGGAATAGCTCGTGCTTTAGCAAATCGCCCGAAGGTATTATTATGTGATGAAGCAACCTCAGCACTTGATCCACAAACAACAGACTCGATTCTTGAGTTGCTTGTGGATATTAATAAAAAGCTAGGTCTCACAATTGTGTTAATTACTCATGAAATGCATGTGATTCGTAAAATATGTCATCGTGTAGCTGTAATGGAAAATGGCAGCATTGTTGAACAAGGTGAAGTTTTATCGGTGTTTCAGCAACCGAAAGCTCCAATAACTAAGAAGTTTGTTAAGCAAATTACAGAACCAGAAGAAGCGACAGAAACAATTGAGCATATTTTAGAAAGCTACCCTGAAGGTAAAGTTATTAAGCTGTTGTTTGTTGGGGATGATGCTGAACAACCTTTAATAGCAGAATTAATCCGCCAGTTTAAAATTGGCATCAATATTATACAAGGAAAGATCTCGCATACACAGCACGGTGCATATGGCACATTGTTTATTCATATGACAGGAACCGATGAAGAGATAAACCGCTCGATCACATATATAAAGGAAAAACATGTGGCAGTGGAGGTGATACAGCATGGTTAG